The Candidatus Margulisiibacteriota bacterium genomic interval GTATTTCTTTTTCCCGTATTTCTTTCTCGCTATCCGCCCTGGAAACAGGATCAACAGTCCCATAGCCTAAGGCTCTAATGGTATCGAGAAGCCCGGGCTCTGCTATGAGGGCATCATCATACTCAATATTCGCCTTTTCCGTACTTAAATTAACCGCTACGGCTTTGACACCAGCGAGCTTGTAAAGTCTCTTCTCTATGCGGGCAGAACAGGAAGCACACGTCATTCCGGTTATCATAATCGATGTTTTTTTATGCATGAATTTCTTTCGTTACTTAATCATTTTTCCTATGGTGACCAGAAGCTCATCGATAACACCAGTATCACCATTCGCGAGTTGCTCAACAACGCAGCCCCTTATATGAGCTTCTAAGAGCAATTTAGTGACGCCGGTTAATGCTGCCTCTACCGAGGCTATCTGATGCAGCACATCATCACAATAGACATTTTCCGAAACCATCTTACTAATACCTCGCACCTGGCCTTCGATCCGATTCAGCCTCGTTACAAGATCTTTCTTTAACTTCTCACAGTGAGGAGCAGTTCCGTTTTTGTTCGAATTCAAATTATTGTCCATTATTCACCTTATACCATACCCCCCTACCCTATTATTTTATCAGAAGAAAAACTTTTATTCAATTATTTTATTAAATTGGAATCTCGTTCAATGAGATTTCCTAAACATAAGCCGGGCATTAAAAACAGGCTTAATTCAGGCAAATTTTTTCTATTGAAATTAAATGTAAATCTTGTTATTTTACCTCGCAACAACAGACGGATCACTGAAAAGAACACAAGAACGCTTACCAACTAGCTAAAAAAGGAGTACATGCTATGACGTACGATTATGATGCAATTGTGATTGGCGGAGGAACTGCAGGACTGGCATTCGCCGTGTCTGCCGTTTCACTCAAAGCTAAAGTAGCAATAATTGAATCGAACAAATTTGGCGGTAGCTGCATTAACTCCGGTTGTATCCCCTCAAAGGCGTTTTTACATAGTGCCCATGTCGCACACCAGATTGCTACGGCCCACGAATTAGGGATCGACGCCAGAATTGAAAAAATTGACCTATCGACAATCATGTCGCGGGTTAACCATATTGTTGATGACGATTATGAGCACACCCTTGAAAAATACAAGAAACTGGGTGTTAGTATCATTGATGGACGAGGAGAGCTTCTTGATAACCATTCCGTCAAGGTAGGAGACAACACCTATACGGGAGAACATATAATAATTGCTTCAGGATCACGCCCTGTGATTCCTCCGATTAAAGGACTGACGGATGTGCCATTCTTAACCAACGAGACAATCTTTGATATGAAGCAGTTGCCCAAAAATCTGACAATACTCGGAGCCGGATCAATAGGACTGGAGTTCGGGCAGGGATTCGAATTCCTGGGTTCCCAGGTCTCTATAATTGATATGGTCCCTACAATTTTTCCGAAAGATGATCCGGAAGTCAGCGGATTCATGGAGCGTATTTTCAGCAGCGAAAACATTAACCTTTATCTCTCGTCATCCATTGAAGAAGTAAAACAACAAGATGGAAAACTGATTACCACTATTGAAAAGGACGGGAAAAAGATCGACATCATCGGCGATGCGATTTTTGCGTCCCTGGGAAGGATGCCGAATACCAAAAACATGGGGCTGGAAACTATAGGCGTCGAACTTGACCCCAAAGGGTATATCAAGACGAATGCCTTCCTTCAAACCAGCATCCCGAATATCTATGCCTGTGGCGATGTAGTCGGACCCTACAAATTTACCCATATGGCAAATTATCAGGGATTTACGATAGCAAAAAATATTATATTAAAAGAGCCGACCGAAATAGATTATTCGGAAGTTACCTGGTCAATCTACACAAAACCGGAAGTCGCCCATGTCGGGTATACTGAGCAAATGGCCAAAGAAGCGAACCTGTTCGGAGACTCTATTGTGGTTAACTTCGAACGGACCGAACGAGCCGTAATAGACAGCGATACAGGCTTTCTCAAGCTAATTCTCGATAAAGACAACCTGATAATTGGAGCGACGCTGATCAGCGAGAAAGCAGGGGATATGATCAATACCGCAGCAGTTGCCATAAAAGAAAGGCTTGATCCGACCTTCTTTATTACACTCATTTATTCGTTTCCGACGGAAATTTCTATCTATAAATATGCCGGACTTGAATTCTTAAAGAAAGTATATAAAGAAGATCAGCGGAAAAAAATACAGTATAAATTTATTGAATGATCTTAGGATTAAAAATCCGGAACTCGAACTAAGTAAGGACAGCTTGTGCCAAATGGTTTTTTCTAACTAATTCGAGTTCCGGGTTTGCCCCATATCCAGTTCACGCGTTAAAAGGATTGTGTTTCCCCGAATTTCATGACGATAAAGCTCTCTTCGTCGATACCTTTTTCTTTTAAAGTCTTTTTTAAAAATACCGGCGGCTCGTTCGGATGATTGTCTGCCAACTTAAAGGTTCCCCAATGCATACCGATGGATTTCTCGGAATCGATGTCACGGTGCATCTTCACTGCTTCGGGAGGGTTAACATGGACCGGACGCATAAACCAGCGCGGAGCGTACGCTCCGATCGGAATCAGCGAGACCTTTAGCGGTCCGAACCGCTCACCGATTTTTTTAAATACCGGCGAATATCCCGTGTCCCCGGCAAAAAATATCTTGCCGGATTTGCTTTCAAGAATCCATCCTGACCACAGGGCTTTGTTCATATCGAGGAGTCCCCGTCCGGAAAAGTGCTTGAGCGGAACGCTATGGACCGTAAGCCCTTTGAACATGACAGACTGCCACCACGGAACTTCCAGGACATTCGTAATTTTCCTTTTATTAAACCATTTTTTTAATCCCGGAGGCACAAAGTAACATACGTTATTTCCCAACTTCTTTATTGTCGGGGCATCGAGATGGTCGTAATGGTCATGGCTAATCAGCACCGCATGGATTTCCGGGAGTTTGTCGAACTCAATCCCCGGAGGCACAAGCCGGCGGAAATTAGCAATTGGGACAGGGGAAGCATAGGTACTGAATATCGGATCAGTGAGGATATTGACCCCTCCAACTTGAATCAGGAAGGTCGAATGGCCAATCCAGGTTATCTGGATTTTACGGGGATTAGGTTTGCTGATTCTTTTGCTATCCGGTTTAACAATGGCAGTCTTAAAGGTTACAAGCTCTTCTGCAGGTACTGCCGGGACTTCTTTCTGCCCAAAGCCTAATTTCCAGCGAATTACATTCACATAATTACTTTTTACTTTTTTCATTCCTACTATCTTCTGCACAGGTAACATGCATTATTTTTGAATAATTCCGCCTCCAACAACCGTATCCTGATCATAAAAAACGATAGCCTGTCCGGGAGTTATCGCCATCTGCGGATTATCAAAAGTAACACGGATATCTCCATTTTCCAATGGCTCAACCCAGGCGGTTTCTTCATGCTGCACATAGCGTATTTTTGCGCTTAATTTCATCGGCTCACTGAGCCTGTCGATACTGATCCAGTTAAGCTCAGACGCGATAAGCCGATTACTGTAAATATCCTCTTTGGGCCCAACGACAACCGCATTGTTCGTATGGTCAATTGCCACCACATAAAGCGGATATTCCGCTGCGATCCCAAGCCTTTTTCTCTGCCCGACCGTGTAATAATGAATTCCTTTATGTTCGCCAAGCTTCTTACCCTGCGTATCTAAGATCGGTCCCGGCAGCGTAGCACCTTCGAGCAGGCTCGTATAGCCTTGAGCAACGAAGTTCTGGCTCTCAGGTTTGTTCTCAAGTCCGAAGCCTTTCTGTCTCGACATCTCCCGGATCTCTTCTTTGGTATACTGACCTAACGGGAAGATACACTGTTTAAGCTGTTCTTGTGACAGATAAAACAAGAAATACGTCTGATCCTTCTTAAGGTCTTTTGCGCGCTTGAGCAGGTACCGCTGACTGGTTTCGTTATAGGCGACATTAACGTAATGACCTGTAGCGAAGTAATCAAATGAGATATTACTTTTTTTGACATTATCGAGTAGCGCCCCGAATTTGATCTTGCTGTTACATTTGATACACGGATTCGGGGTTCGCCCGAAAAGATATTCCTGCCTGAAGTAATCAAGCACGTGATGCTTGTATTCTTTTCTTAAGTCTATAACATGGAAGGGGATACCTAACTGCCGGGATATTTTTTCGGTCTGGGCAATCTCTTCTTCTTCTCCCGGACCATAGCAGGCATGCTGGGTAACGCCGTTTGAAGGGGTACAGCCGCCATCCCAAATCTGCATTGTTACGCCAATAACATTATAGCCCTGGTCTTTTAGGAGAGCGGCGGTTACCGAAGAATCGATACCTCCGCTCATTCCAACAATTACGGTCCCTTTATCCATACTTTATCATCTCTTCCAGCGATCTTTTCGCCGATTGAATAATTTCATCAGATAATTTAATTTCATACTGCTCATCTTTGAGCGCCAGATATATATCTTGAATGGAAGTCTTTTTCATATTCAGGCAGGTTTTTAACGTACCGGCAGGATAAAAATCTTTGCCGGGATTTTCTACTTTGAGCCGGTAGATAATACCCATTTCTGTTGCGATGAGAAATACCTTCGCGTCTGACTCTCCGGCATACTTCAACATGCCGCTGGTTGAAAGCACTACATCTGCCATATCAACAATTTCCGGTTCGCATTCCGGATGAACGAGCAACACAGCCTTTTGATACGCGGCTTTTGCCTGACGAACTTCGTCCCCAGTAATTTTGGAATGAACGTAACAGAAGCCACTCCAGGGAATGATCTCTTTATCAACAAACCGCTGACAATATGCTGCCAGATTTTTGTCCGGTCCGAAAATAATCTGCTGCGCATCAATATTCTTAACCACGCTTACCGCATTTGCTGAGGTACAGCAGACATCAGTGACAGCTTTAACATCTGCCAGAGAATTAACATACGTTACTACTTTTGCCTTTGGATATTGCTCTTTCAGTTTAATGACATCTTCCGCCGTGATCATATTGGCCATAGGACAATCTGCGTCATTTCTCGGAATCAGCACTTTTTTATCCGGGGCCAAGATCTTGGCCGTTTCTGCCATAAACTGTACTCCGCAGATAATGATCATTCGTTTCTCAGACCGTGCCGCAACACGTGCCATTTCCAGGGAATCGGCACAATAATCAGCGATTTCCTGAACTTCCGGACGTTGATAATTATGAGCAAGGATTAAGGCATCTTTTTCTTTTTTCAAACGTTTAATTTCTTCGATTATTTCCATTATGGATTCCTTTATGCCGCTCTAAAAGAGTATTTGCTAATATAATCTGCCATAAAAAACAGAACCTATTGTACTACTTTTAAGGTCGGGTTTGGAAGAGGAAATATTGGGGACCTTCCTTACACCAATGCCATCAGTCCTTAGATGTGCGCTAATGCCGTATCAATATCCTTAATAATATCCTTTATGTTCTCGATCCCTATCGAAAGCCGAACTAACTCAGGACTTAAGCCGCCCATGCGTTGATCCTCTTCACTAAGCTGTGAATGGGTGGTGCTTGCCGGATGTATAGCTAATGACTTGGCATCCCCGACATTCGCCAAATGAGAGAACAGGTGAAGATTATCAATGAATTTCTCCCCGGCACTTCTTCCGCCTTTTACCCCGAAAACAACCATGCCGCCAAAACCGTTCTTAAGATACCGGCTGGCCAGCGGATAGGCCGGATCACTCGCAAGCCCAGGATAACGAACCCAGTCAACACTTGGATGGGAACTGAGAAATTCGGCCACTTTCAAAGCATTTTCACAATGACGTTCCATACGCAGGTGGAGTGTCTCGATTCCCTGAAGGAACATCCACGCATTGTCAGGAGCGATACAGGCGCCAAGATTTCTGAGAGGAACGAGTCTCATCCGCATAATAAAAGCGATCGGATTTAGGTCTCCCAGATCATGAGCATACCTCAAACCATGATAACTTCCATCCGGCTCGTTAAAAAGCTTGAACTTCGGATCTTTCCAGTTGAATTTACCCGCATCGACCACTATACCGCCAATGCCTGTACCATGTCCGCTGAGCCATTTTGTC includes:
- a CDS encoding CsoR family transcriptional regulator, whose protein sequence is MDNNLNSNKNGTAPHCEKLKKDLVTRLNRIEGQVRGISKMVSENVYCDDVLHQIASVEAALTGVTKLLLEAHIRGCVVEQLANGDTGVIDELLVTIGKMIK
- a CDS encoding MBL fold metallo-hydrolase yields the protein MLPVQKIVGMKKVKSNYVNVIRWKLGFGQKEVPAVPAEELVTFKTAIVKPDSKRISKPNPRKIQITWIGHSTFLIQVGGVNILTDPIFSTYASPVPIANFRRLVPPGIEFDKLPEIHAVLISHDHYDHLDAPTIKKLGNNVCYFVPPGLKKWFNKRKITNVLEVPWWQSVMFKGLTVHSVPLKHFSGRGLLDMNKALWSGWILESKSGKIFFAGDTGYSPVFKKIGERFGPLKVSLIPIGAYAPRWFMRPVHVNPPEAVKMHRDIDSEKSIGMHWGTFKLADNHPNEPPVFLKKTLKEKGIDEESFIVMKFGETQSF
- a CDS encoding tRNA 2-thiouridine(34) synthase MnmA produces the protein MDKGTVIVGMSGGIDSSVTAALLKDQGYNVIGVTMQIWDGGCTPSNGVTQHACYGPGEEEEIAQTEKISRQLGIPFHVIDLRKEYKHHVLDYFRQEYLFGRTPNPCIKCNSKIKFGALLDNVKKSNISFDYFATGHYVNVAYNETSQRYLLKRAKDLKKDQTYFLFYLSQEQLKQCIFPLGQYTKEEIREMSRQKGFGLENKPESQNFVAQGYTSLLEGATLPGPILDTQGKKLGEHKGIHYYTVGQRKRLGIAAEYPLYVVAIDHTNNAVVVGPKEDIYSNRLIASELNWISIDRLSEPMKLSAKIRYVQHEETAWVEPLENGDIRVTFDNPQMAITPGQAIVFYDQDTVVGGGIIQK
- a CDS encoding quinolinate synthase is translated as MEIIEEIKRLKKEKDALILAHNYQRPEVQEIADYCADSLEMARVAARSEKRMIIICGVQFMAETAKILAPDKKVLIPRNDADCPMANMITAEDVIKLKEQYPKAKVVTYVNSLADVKAVTDVCCTSANAVSVVKNIDAQQIIFGPDKNLAAYCQRFVDKEIIPWSGFCYVHSKITGDEVRQAKAAYQKAVLLVHPECEPEIVDMADVVLSTSGMLKYAGESDAKVFLIATEMGIIYRLKVENPGKDFYPAGTLKTCLNMKKTSIQDIYLALKDEQYEIKLSDEIIQSAKRSLEEMIKYG
- a CDS encoding bifunctional O-acetylhomoserine aminocarboxypropyltransferase/cysteine synthase (catalyzes the formation of L-methionine and acetate from O-acetyl-L-homoserine and methanethiol), yielding MEYNIETLALHAGYEVDATTLARAVPVHRTSSYVFKNAEHAANLFGLKEPGYIYSRLGNPTQDVLEKRVAALEGAPAALALASGTSAIFYSIINICSAGEEIVSATNLYGGTYTMFHDILPQFGITVKFVNPIDLQGFESAINAKTRAVFIETIGNPVLDVLDIKAVGDIAHKHNLPLIVDSTFTTPFLLRPIEHGADIVVHSLTKWLSGHGTGIGGIVVDAGKFNWKDPKFKLFNEPDGSYHGLRYAHDLGDLNPIAFIMRMRLVPLRNLGACIAPDNAWMFLQGIETLHLRMERHCENALKVAEFLSSHPSVDWVRYPGLASDPAYPLASRYLKNGFGGMVVFGVKGGRSAGEKFIDNLHLFSHLANVGDAKSLAIHPASTTHSQLSEEDQRMGGLSPELVRLSIGIENIKDIIKDIDTALAHI